AAAATATACCAGTAAACAGTCGAGAGTCCCATAATGATACGATTGTGGTGAGAATAACAACAGCCGTCGTAGTTAGTGGGCTCCGCACGGTCTTCGCCAAAGGGGGTGGACAGATGACCTCTATCCATAGGTGTCAGCTCTATATCTTCCCATTAGTATGACAAGGCTTTTCTGcaaagcgagagaggagCCAAGTGGAGCGAACGGAAGAATCTCCTTTGTATATTGCGCCGTCCTAGCAATGTATTCCAGCCGCGCAGGAGGCTAATCATTTGTATCGTTGCAGACGGGTCTGGTCAGCGATGAACCGCCTGAATGGAGCCAAGAACCAATGGGTACatgagaagggatgatgacCAAACCATGGAATGAGTTCAGACTGAGCACGGACGCTACAGTAGAAGACTCCTCGATTTCAAGTGGTCGTCACGGCTGTAAATGAGCCGGAGGCAAAACGGGGTTACTGACGTGGATTTGTGATGAGCGTTATCACGGTCTGTCCCTGCTGCTAGAAATTTGGACAGACAACGATAGCATTTCCAGTTCCAACATTTttaccttcctcttcttcctcttctcttcaacTCAAACAAACACACCGAAAGCAAGCACGTACGTATTTCCTAACGCcagatctccttctccccctaCACTCTGGTACACAGATCCAAGCTGCAATATAAGATTGAGCAGTGATGAACACCGATGACGAGACCTagtctcttctccttctcccgacCCCTTGACCTCACTCTCTTATCCCGATCGACTTCTCACTCCTCGTTCTGAGGGGAGAGAGGTTGATCCTCGTGTGGATGAGAGGTTCAGTGGGTCTGTCGAGGGGTGgtttggagatgggagaagagacggTGACGATTGTTATACTAGTTTGGCGACTTTATCTTCTGAGCTCTACCAAAGTATACAGCTTTTGGATCCTGTGTACCAATCATCCCTCATCACCTGTCTAGTGATTTTCAAATGTGGAACGAAGTGCTGATCGTGGATTTTTCTCCACTTGGCACAGCTTGCATCTCATTGCTCGGTTGCGCCAtgtcaccttcttcacctgccggatcatcctcctcatcctcttcgtccttgtaCACCAATACCCTCTTGGCCCTCCCCGACGGTCCtattcctccttctcatctcgacCTCACATCGCATTGTGTATCTCTACTAGGTGGATACCCTAcattcccacctcttcctgcttctgCCGCGGGCAAAGTCCCAGAGGAAGTACGATGTGGGGTTTGTCATAAACCCATGCCTTTATTGGCACAGGTTTACTGTCCGCCTGAAAACGGAGAGAATGACAGAACCATCTATGTGTGGGGATGCGCGAGAGTCAAGTGccagaagagggaaggaaggtgagctggtcTGCTTGTGTAGATGCACGAAGTACATTAGCTGACAATCAATCGATCGTAGTGTACGAGCGTTCCGAGCGTCAATACGAAACGAGGAGTATGTGCGGGATgtagaggagaagcgagccGCTGCGGAGAAGGCAGCGGCTGCCGAGCGGGAGAAAGCAAGGAAGAACCCCTTCACTGTGAGTTGACCACAAGGCATATTTCCTCCAGCAACGCTGACTTTGTCTGTCATAGATCTCTTCCGACTCTCAACCGAATGGTTCTGCCCTTTTCGGGACTGCCCAACCGCTGTTCGGTGCACCTTCCTCCGGATCGAATCCTTTTGCTGCTCCAGTCACCTCGTCCGAAGCACCTGATCTTTCCTCTCTATCTATATCATCCTCCACACCATCATCAAGCACAACACTTGCTCCGCCCCTTCCCGCCTATCAGCCTGCGCAATATCTGTCCACTATTGAGGAGTACATCCCTCCAGTGGAAGatatggaggtggaagaggatgaagacagcgatgacgaggCTATTGCTCAGAATGGAGGACTGGAAGAGGCGTGGGAAAAGATCTTGCCGAAAGGCGTAGATGAGGTGTTTGAGAACTTTGTGAGACGGTTAGAAGCAGCCGACGGGGGTTCCAAGCAGGTTCTGAGGTCAGCTACCTCGCTTATGTTTGGGATTTAACAGTTAGCTGACTGAATGTGTCCAGATATGAGCTCGGCGGTATGCCATTGCCTTATTCTACCCAATCACCAATATGTAAACGACTATTCCCGGGTGCCGAAAAACCTCTAgcgaaggatgaagagctcGACCTCGCATCATTGTACAACCCTTCTTCTGTACCCCCTTGTCCCCAATGTAAATCAAAGAGGACCTTCGAACTTCAGCTCGTTCCATCCTTGATCTCCGTCCTCAAGCCCAACGCAATTACGACAACAGGTAAACCTTCTGAAGATCAGAAGGAAACTAAGCCTTTgtcggaggaagaaaggaagaaagagttggagagattGGCAGCGGGTGTCAAGGGTGAGGACAAGAGTGCagcggagaaagagggcGAGATGGAATGGGGCACAGTGTTGGTATATGGATGTGAGAAGGATTGTGTGGGTCTCGTTGAGGAGTGGGTGGGAGTGGAATGGGAGACGAGCTTGATGTAGCCAATTATCTATAACTTGTATTTCGATTAGATGATTATAATACCATAACGATGCCAATGTTACGATCAATAATACTTTTGTCCAATCTGAGCAGATTTGCTTTTCCTTCAGGCATTGAGTTCAAGTCATTGAATCGTTATTGTCATGAAGATCAGGTATGTCTATAAAGCGGTGAGTCCACAAAGCGCATGTTGTTCCGCTCTGTATGCAAGCAGGTCTACTCCTTCGTTCtactcttcttgctcttcttctcgaccttctcgtttccttctccactaTCATCCTTCCGttttcgcttctccttcttctctttcttctcgacatcttcgacatcCCCCTCCgcttttctcttcttccccttcttcgtctctccTTCAACGAAGACCGAAGCCGACTCTGCCTCTGTCTCAGCCTTCCGTCTCgctttctcctctcgtctAACTTTACGTTCTTCTTTACTCTCGATTGGCGATACGATGTCGTTCTCTTCCCCTACTTTCGCTCTACCTTTCCCTTTACTTTtactcttctcgctcttctcgctcttcttctctttcttctccttttttgccttcttctccttacgtttctcatcttcacctccagTTACACTTGCACTTGCACTCCCACCGATAAGATCCTCTTCCAAAACATCTTGCGAAACGACCACCTcggcctcttcttcctcttcctcatgaATCAGAACCTTCCCTCTCAAGAAACGGGAATATAATCCCCTTCTTGCCAATTCACGTCCCGATCTAGCCATCGCGTTTATGCTCAATTTTGCGGGGACAGGTCGGGTGGGGACGCCGTTGGTTGTTACGCTGGCGGGGGGGAGGGTGGCCCATCCACTTGGACCGGGCTGAGAGGTCGGtgcgggagaagaggaaggggagggggagaagagggtggcGGCGGTTGCTGCGAAGATGCTTTTTACGTGAATAGAATATCAGCATGATACGAAGCAGGAATACGATCAAGGGAAGGTGGACTAAGATCTGGTAGGCGAAAGAAGTAGAAGTTGTGAAGACCCCACTCACTGGTCCCAGAAGGGCACGGCCTCATCACGGTCTTTCCCAATACCTGATAATGTCTTCTTCTGAACTACGGCGAGAGGACGAGTTGCGTGTCCTTGCTTGAGAGCTGTGGGACGTATTGCCAATTTGGGTAAGGGAGTGGTGATTGGTAGTGTTGTGAGTCATCAGTGagtgggaggaaggtggataGGGATAAAATACAATATCAGCGCAAGTTCCATATCAGTCATGATCATATGCCCGTCCAACAGAGAGGAAGCCTGAAGGactgaagatggagatggcagGACAACAGAGAAATCACCCACCTGTACCCTTTCCTTGCCATCCATGCTTACTCAGATGAGCAGCCGGGTCGAACTGtgccttcttcgtcattgcTACCATGATTGATATGATCAAATCATCAACAAGATAGCGAAGAGATATCAATAAGGACAACGATAACTTTCCGGTGGATCTGAAATTTAGGATTGAGCCTGATATCAAGTTTATCTCCTTGCTCATGCTCACGTGCCAGTTCAGTTCTGGAGAGCTCGATATCAGACACACTTCGATCAACCTCCATCCTGACTTTCCACTGTCTATATCTCTTGGTGCTCTATTTAATTCAACTTGCGTTCCTCCTTGGACACATACTGCAATTCCAACTACGCCGACAAACACAATGAGCGCTCCGTCTacctccactcaccaagcagaGCTTTCAAATGGGCAAATAACAGAAGGTAAGCTGACAAAAGCTGGTTCATGTTAATCGCGCAAGGGGAAGCTTACATTCCGTATGTTGAATAGACGAAGCATCACTGTATGATCGTCAAATCAGACTATGGGGTCTCGAAGCCCAGAACCGGTCAGTCAGCTTTTCCTCTTGGGTCATCCATCTCCCGAAGACAAGCTGACGCGAGAAATGTAGTATGAGATCATCGACTGTCctcatcctttctctccGGTCACTCGCCCACGAAACAATCAAGAACCTAGTTTTGGCAGGTATCGGACGGTTGATCATCGCAGACGAcggagtggtggaggaagaagatctaGGTACTGGATTCTTGTttagagaagaggaaggtgcaGTAGGGAAACTTGTGagctcctccctcccttcctaTCTGCAGTGCGAGACAAGAAGGTCAGAGCTGACGTCAGGTCCGAATTTGATTAGAGGACCGACGCCGCTTTACCTCAAATAGCATCGTTGAACCCACTTGTATCCTTGACAAAGCTCGATACGCTATCTCCATTCGTCGGAGgtacagaggaagagacggtgGAATTGCtgaagaaagaaaaggtCGATGTGGTAGTTGCGCTGGACCTGTCGAGAAGTCAAAATGTCAGTGGACGTCTTCTACTCGTGTCCAGCTAAGTCGCCCTGGGTTACGACGATCGCTGGGGTTCAGTGATACATGGAGCAGACGCTGATTCCATTCGTAACAGGAAATTATCGATTCCGCGGCGAGAACAGCTGGAACAATGTTTTACTCTGCTGGAGCATACGGTTTCTATGGATACGTCTTTGCGGATCTCGGCGAATCATACGAATATGTCGTAAAGTGAGTCTTACGTGCattctcactcacatccaccCTTCGTCTTCTATTAGGCCTGCCAGATGCGAATGGTAGAACCATAATTCGGCGGTAGCTAACAATGCAATCTCGCAGCTCATCATCTGGGATCGCCAAGAAATCCCTATCATATGCACCATTGAGCACTGCTATCTCATCGTCTGCATGGTCAAAACCATCAACACAAACAAGAGAGGGGGGAAGTCCTTTCAGAGGTTTGACTCGAAATACGACAAAGAAGTTGTCTCCCGGCGTTGCTATCGGTATCTTGGGTAagccttctttctcgctttATGTCCACGAGGCACGCTAATATCTTCGTGCGTCCTTAGCGTTGTGGGAGTTCGAGCAACAAAAACAAGCATTACCTATCGGGGGTGAAGGACAGGTCGCGGAGCTCAAAGAGATCGCCGAGAGAATACGGCAAGAGCTGGGTGTGAACGCCAAGGCATTACCATCCAttgagaacgagatgatcgagtgAGTAGAGGTTGCTCTTATCCTCACATGCTTGTCTTTGAAGGACATACGAGCTGACGTCGCTTGCCTGCGCAGACATCTCGCGACTCATGCCACACATTTCTTCCCACCAACACTGGCTGTCCTTGGCGGTCTGCTGGCGCAGGATGTCCTCCGAGCGTTAAGTAGGAAGGATAAGCCGATCGTCAATTTGCTTGCGGTGGATACGATGGGCGGGACAGGTACCGCGGCAAGTTGGGGTATGGGAGATGCGAGGGATGCATGAGTGGACGCGTGGTAGGGGTCGAGAGCACGGGAGAACGAGCAGTTGCGAGCTGGTTCAGATAGCGGACAGCGAGATCGAAGTAGAAGTAGAATATAGTACATGTTATATACATCCATGCCACATtatcatgatcatcatcaaagtACATTATATCATATTACGCTGGCGAGGTCCCAGTCCCCCCTCCCAGACTCGATCGTCCTCTCGCATGACCTTGACCTTTCCGTCTTCCCTTCGCTACGTTCTCTCCTCGACCAGTATTATTCTCTTCGCCATCgttgtcatcaccatcatcttcatctccgccaTGATGGTCATTCGATTGTCCAGGGTCGGGCTTGGTAGGACCTTCCGCTGAAGGGGGTTTCTCGACTCGCCTAAACGTGAACCACACAATCAGTGACCCGATTTCTAGATAAACTGATTGTTGTCGTGTTTGTAAGGAAGGGGGATATCATTACGCAGATGATGTTTTAGATGGTGAgtagatcactcaccatgtttCATGATGTTTTGTCCCTACTCTGATCAATTCATTGATAAAGCCCAAATCGTTCAGACGACTTCTGAATAGTTCCGTCTGCAACAGAGTCAAATATACCAGACATGTTGGATATCTATTATACTCCAAGTCAGCTTGCAACACGACCCTCAGAGCATGAAAGAACAACGAGAGAGAACCACATGATCTCAGCTGTGTGGGTACTGTACTCACATAATGAACTTTACGTATTCTGGTGATCTCCAGTATTCTAGATATCTCAGATAATTGAGGAAAGACGGTTTGGACAAGTATCCTTGGATAAATAACTCGTGCAGATATTGAGGATGCGCGAGACATTGTACGAACTGTGAAGAAACCGATTTATCTCAGCCTCCAAACTGCTACTTTGATGGACATCACGTCCTAACCCATACTTCCCGTCTAGCTCTGCTCATTTAGGATAGAGACGGGAAGTGGACAATCAACGTACCTCGAGTTCTGACTGAAACCTCACGAGATTGGCATGTTTCTCCGCTGTTCGCGGGGGTGCTTCCGACCCATCaggtagtggtggaggcggcAGTATCGTGGGAAGTTGCTGCATATTGCGTGTCGACTAAGATAAACATCATGCATACTGGTAAAGACAGCTTTCACTTGACTCTTGGTACACAGAAGCTACGAAGGAGTAAACGCGAATCACGTGGTTCAAATGGTTaactttcccacggtgtACATACGCACGAGGCACGCTCGTTGACAGGTTTGCTGCTGCTTTGAAATTTCAGAACAACCGTCTTCGTCTCGCAACAATCAACACTTTGCTACTTTGTTCTAAACGTTACAGCTCCCAAACTAACCTAGAGAACCGTCCTTCGAGCTCTCGTGTGATAAATCGTTCTACACGATGTCCGACCAACCGATGCCTctcgcatcttcttcgtcagccGCATCTCGACAACTGCCTATCAACCTGTTCACTCGTTCTGCGACCGATGCCATCCCCCAATCTACCTACTTTATCCCAGCTTCATGGCGTCGATTCCAGCTCTCCGAACTGATCAACAAAGTCCTCTCCAACACGCCAGAGAACGGGAAGAAGCCTGTTCCCTTCGATTTCTTGGTCAATGGTGAGGTGTTGAGAGGTAGTTTGGATTcttgggtgaagaagaatagaGGGAACGATGAGGAAAGTCAGATTGATGTGGAGTACGTGAGGAGTGTTATGCCTCCTGAGGAGGTAGGCAGAGTGGAAGTAGAAGATTGGGTCTCGGGTCTGAGTCTCGGAAGGAAAGGGTGAGTAGTCCATTCCACTTTCATGTGAAACCTGAGCATTGGACACCACCTGACAACGGGTCCTACTTTGTAGCTACGTTTTGCTTTCGTCATACCTCTCTCACGTCCAGGTCTTACCCCTTTCCTCCGCCTCGACTTCCTCCCCCGATGCGTTGTACACCCTCCCATTGCCGACTTCTCTCGGAGCTACTTCGTGTACCTGGATTTCCCCTCAATCACAGACCGAggacatcctcctcgctgcgGGAGGTATCGACCGACAAGTCCACGTGTtcaccatcccttccctctctcccgaCTCTATCTCCCCTCCTCGAGAGTTGTACAGTTTGCACGGCCACACtgctcccatctcctctatCATCGGCAGTTCGACAGGTCGAGAGCTCATCTCAGCTTCTTGGGATGGTAATTTGAACTTTTACGTCTTACCAAACGAAGAACCTACAGAACATCAAATTGCCGCTGAACCAATGTCATATCTCCCCGGTCAAGGTAACAAGAAACGaagaaagttggagaaggacaacgAGAAACTACCGATAGAAGGATTGACGGATGGTGATTCGACAGGTgtaggaggatggagaagagtcCCCGATGGTGTGTTGAGAGGTCATCAGGGTAGAGTGGGCGGTTTGGTTTGGGATAAGTTGGATAGCGGGAAAGTTTGGAGCGcaggatgggatggaagtgtTAGAGGTTGGGAGGTCGAGACAGGTGCAGCGGGTGttttgagggtgagtgaggtcCAGGCAAAACCAATCGTTGGATGACTGAAACTGACGATCATCGCTTTTCGCCTCGCAGCAAGGTCCAGCGGACAAGGCAGCACTTTGTGTGGATCAATTCCAAGCAAACGGTACACTCGCGACTGGTAACATGGACCGAACCATCTGTCTCTGGGACACTCgacagggtgagtcggtcCTGAACTTTACGCACTGACCTCCCATTTGGGAAAGCATTGTTGTACACCGCCCTAATTGGTACTATTGCTGATGCTGTCCCGTTTCGTGACGTAGCCACCTCGCTCATCTCCCTTACTCTCCCCACATCTTCTCCTATCCCATCCATCACCTGCCACCCCACATCCTCATACACTCTCGCCTCCGCCTCGTACTCTGGTGTCGTCCAAATCTGGGACATCAGATCACCCAAGAACGCCTTATTCTCCGTCTCGAAAGCCCAGTCAAAGGCAGCAGAGGAGACAAGAAAGGTCACCAAGAATGGAAAGGTCTTGGGAGAGAGATTGTTGGCTATGGATTGGGATGGCGAGGTCCTTGTTGccggtggagaagatggggaagtcGGTATTTGGCGAGCTAGGGGAGAGTAGGACACCAAGTTGGGTATGGAACTATGCATTGTCCTTTGCATTTAACCATTTATTAGAGGTCGCCGTAGCGCTACGTGAGGGGAACAGAGGTACCCGATCTGTGGCAGTTGCACGGAACTTGTCGGACTCTTGGATCAGAACACAAGCGGCAGCGAGCACAAGCTGCGCTGTAAATAATGATCGTCTACTCTACAGCAGACATCGAGAGAAGGTATGATGTCTCCCATCGACGGTACAGTACAGGATGATTGAGATGGGATATTTACCGTCAACGCTCCCCACTTAATACCGATCCCTACAGACTTGGCTGACCGTGACTTGGCTGTTACTACTGTCGTGAATTTCGGACTGTCTGTCAAGCATAGGAAATCATCGGCGCGAAGACCGATCCAGTCAATCATTCATAATGCTTAAAAATACACACTAGCGGCAAGTGAACCGGCGGTTCAAGGGTCACGACAAAGCCATTGACGTCAAATTATTACACGCTAATGTATATGTTACACATGTATCCACTGTATCACTGTATCGCGTATTGTACATGTATTCGAGacgttcttcttgttcttcttctctgcgaGTTGAGAGTGTGCCCCGTTGCGGAGATCCCGAATTAGATCAGGATTAACAGCATTCAGTCGGCTGTTTTCACGTAAATGTCGCTTCTGACATCCCTTTCAATCTCGGCCGTATATGCATTTCACTCACGATTACCATATGGTACATAGGGAGTCCCTCGGGTCACCATCACACAATATGGGGTGAATGACGTCTCTACCTCATTTGCTATACCCTTACCATCAACGCTTACTGACCACCTAAAGACAGGGGGAAGGTATACCCTGTCTTGTTAACTGGACCAAGACGGCCCGGTGCGCAGTCTATCGGTCTGCAAATACTGTATGGGGTCCCTTTGGGGCGAAGCGTCGGGGCTAGAGGGGCCAAAATGCGCGTTGtaccgatgatgatgatgatgatgataaggACGGGGAAGGTGTTCCGGAGTCCTAGTCCCGACGAGAGGTATATAAGAAAAGAATGGGCCGAGGTCGTCGACGTGAACCCCGTCTTCACTTTCTTTTTGATTTTCGGGCGATACCAACAGAGTCTTGGGTTGACATCGATACTTGCTCATACCTCATCGACAGCATTTTTTGACTCGGGCTTGGACCTCACTGATTTGTGATAACGCAAGCGCAATATGAGACGCTCAATCGTCTTCTGTTTCTTCGCCGCGTGTGAGTCGACCTACGCTCGCCAACACCCCGAATTCAGCTGACATGATTTGTAACGCACAGTCGGCGGTTGGGTCTTCGGTTACGATGTATGTCGGACGCATTGCTACTGTCAGCGGAGTCATATACCTGTATGAGACTGATCGTGATTGTTGCAGATCGGTTACATCTCGGGATGTCTCattatggtgagtgatcttccCGACTTCCAATTTCTGTAGAAGAACCGTTAACACTGTGAGATGAAACACCACAGCCCGATTTCATCTCGGTCATGCAACCTGGTGCAGCCTCACTCTCGTCCGAGAATCAAAGTATCATCACATCCCTCCTTTCGGCAGGTACATTCTTCGGTGCAATCTTACAAAGTGAGTCAAAATAGACAAGACTCAAAAGCCGTGGCGCACATTACTCGTACTGATGTAAGTTGTGTGGCAGGTTTCACTAGCGATAGGCTGGGTCGAAAGGGATCAATCTTGGCTTGGTCTGTGATCGTGAGTGGCAGAAATCTTGGTGACAGTAGTACAGTATGATGGGTGTCGTTACTGATATGGTACATGCAGTTCACAATCGGCGTCATTGTACAAGTCTCCTCGTTCAGTCTGGCACAACTCACAGCGGGGTATGTCCACGACATCGAATCTCGAGACTAAAACCTTGAGTGTTGGTGACTAACAACGATAAATCCGATTTTTAGCCGGTTCGTCGCTGGTCTGGGCGTCGGCGCTCTGTCTGCCATCGTACCACTGTACATTGGTGAAGCTGCTCCCAAGAAATTACGAGGTACTCTCTTGGTCCTTTACCAAGTCCAGATCGCTTCGGGAATGTTCCTCGCCTACATTGTCGATCTTGGAACGTGAGCCACCCAGTCTCCAACGGTAATTGACCAAAAAGGATTCTGACTGGTAGTTATTCTGTCGCAGACATCACTTGAGCGGTTCCGCGTCATGGCGAATCCCAATCGGACTCCAACTTGTATGGGGAACATTCCTCATGGCAGGAGCACTCATGTTACCCGAATCACcccgtcttctcctcggtaAAGGTCATAAAGAGAA
This genomic interval from Kwoniella shandongensis chromosome 5, complete sequence contains the following:
- a CDS encoding ribosome biogenesis protein YTM1; the encoded protein is MSDQPMPLASSSSAASRQLPINLFTRSATDAIPQSTYFIPASWRRFQLSELINKVLSNTPENGKKPVPFDFLVNGEVLRGSLDSWVKKNRGNDEESQIDVEYVRSVMPPEEVGRVEVEDWVSGLSLGRKGYVLLSSYLSHVQVLPLSSASTSSPDALYTLPLPTSLGATSCTWISPQSQTEDILLAAGGIDRQVHVFTIPSLSPDSISPPRELYSLHGHTAPISSIIGSSTGRELISASWDGNLNFYVLPNEEPTEHQIAAEPMSYLPGQGNKKRRKLEKDNEKLPIEGLTDGDSTGVGGWRRVPDGVLRGHQGRVGGLVWDKLDSGKVWSAGWDGSVRGWEVETGAAGVLRQGPADKAALCVDQFQANGTLATGNMDRTICLWDTRQATSLISLTLPTSSPIPSITCHPTSSYTLASASYSGVVQIWDIRSPKNALFSVSKAQSKAAEETRKVTKNGKVLGERLLAMDWDGEVLVAGGEDGEVGIWRARGE